A portion of the Fusobacterium nucleatum genome contains these proteins:
- a CDS encoding MliC family protein — MKKFAMLALAMSLFLVACGEKKEEEKPAEQAAVEATATEAPATETTEAAAEAKTFSLKTEDGKEFTLVVAADGSTATLTDAEGKATELKNAETASGERYADEAGNEVAMKGAEGILTLGDLKEVPVTVEAK, encoded by the coding sequence ATGAAAAAATTTGCAATGTTAGCACTAGCTATGAGTTTATTCTTAGTAGCTTGTGGAGAAAAAAAAGAAGAAGAAAAACCAGCTGAACAAGCTGCTGTAGAAGCAACTGCAACTGAAGCACCTGCTACAGAAACAACTGAAGCTGCTGCTGAAGCTAAAACATTCTCACTTAAAACTGAAGATGGAAAAGAATTCACATTAGTAGTTGCTGCTGATGGAAGTACTGCAACTTTAACTGATGCAGAAGGAAAAGCAACTGAATTAAAAAATGCTGAAACTGCATCTGGAGAAAGATATGCAGATGAAGCTGGAAACGAAGTTGCTATGAAAGGTGCAGAAGGAATCTTAACTTTAGGAGACCTTAAAGAAGTACCAGTAACTGTTGAAGCTAAATAG
- a CDS encoding HPr family phosphocarrier protein has product MTSKTVEIVNETGLHTRPGNEFVSLAKTFSSQISVENEAGVKVNGTSLLKLLSLGIKKGSKITVYADGEDENEAVDKLSSLLENLKD; this is encoded by the coding sequence ATGACAAGCAAAACTGTTGAAATAGTAAATGAAACTGGATTACACACAAGACCTGGAAATGAATTTGTAAGTTTAGCAAAGACATTTTCTTCACAAATAAGTGTAGAAAATGAAGCAGGAGTAAAAGTAAATGGGACTTCATTATTAAAATTACTTTCATTAGGAATTAAAAAAGGAAGTAAAATAACTGTATATGCTGATGGTGAAGATGAAAATGAAGCAGTTGATAAATTATCATCTCTTCTTGAAAACTTAAAAGATTAA
- a CDS encoding ABC transporter ATP-binding protein yields MEKKDINIVNVNKSFDGVQILKDINLKIEQGEFFSIIGPSGCGKTTLLRMIAGFISPDSGAIYLGDENIVNLPPNLRNVNTIFQKYALFPHLNVFENVAFPLRLKKVDEKTINEEVNKYLKLVGLEEHSTKKVSQLSGGQQQRISIARALINKPGVLLLDEPLSALDAKLRQNLLIELDLIHDEVGITFIFITHDQQEALSISDRIAVMNAGKVLQVGTPAEVYEAPADTFVADFLGENNFFSGKVTEIINEELAKINLEGIGEIIIELDKKVKIGDKVTISLRPEKIKLSKNEIKKTKNYMNSAAVYVDEYIYSGFQSKYYVHLKNNEKLKFKIFMQHAAFFDDNDEKAIWWDEDAYITWDAYDGYLVEVESEKK; encoded by the coding sequence TTGGAAAAAAAAGATATAAATATAGTTAATGTAAATAAAAGTTTTGATGGAGTTCAAATTTTGAAAGACATTAATTTAAAGATAGAACAGGGAGAATTTTTTTCTATAATAGGTCCATCAGGTTGTGGTAAAACCACACTTTTAAGAATGATAGCTGGATTTATTTCTCCAGATAGTGGGGCTATATATCTTGGTGATGAAAATATAGTTAACTTACCACCAAATCTTAGAAATGTAAATACTATATTTCAAAAATATGCTCTTTTCCCACATTTGAATGTTTTTGAAAATGTAGCATTTCCTTTAAGACTTAAAAAAGTTGATGAAAAAACAATAAATGAAGAAGTTAATAAATATTTAAAACTTGTGGGCTTGGAAGAACACAGCACAAAAAAAGTTAGCCAATTATCAGGAGGACAACAACAAAGAATTTCAATAGCAAGAGCTTTAATCAATAAACCAGGAGTTCTATTGCTGGATGAACCTTTATCAGCTCTTGATGCAAAATTAAGGCAAAATCTTTTAATAGAACTTGACTTAATTCATGATGAAGTTGGAATAACTTTTATCTTTATTACCCATGATCAACAAGAAGCCCTTTCTATCTCAGATAGAATAGCAGTTATGAATGCAGGAAAAGTTTTACAAGTTGGTACTCCTGCTGAAGTCTATGAAGCTCCTGCTGATACTTTTGTTGCAGATTTCTTAGGAGAAAATAATTTTTTCAGTGGAAAGGTTACTGAGATTATAAATGAAGAATTAGCTAAAATAAATTTAGAAGGTATTGGAGAAATAATTATTGAACTGGATAAAAAGGTTAAAATTGGGGATAAGGTTACTATCTCTTTAAGACCTGAAAAAATAAAACTTTCTAAAAACGAAATAAAAAAGACTAAAAATTACATGAATAGCGCAGCTGTTTATGTTGATGAATATATTTATTCTGGTTTCCAAAGTAAATATTATGTACATTTAAAAAATAATGAAAAGTTAAAATTTAAAATCTTTATGCAACATGCAGCTTTCTTTGATGATAATGATGAAAAAGCTATATGGTGGGATGAAGATGCTTACATCACTTGGGATGCCTATGATGGTTATCTAGTGGAGGTGGAAAGTGAAAAAAAATAG
- the ptsP gene encoding phosphoenolpyruvate--protein phosphotransferase: MKQNNLIKGIPASPGIAIGKAFLYKENKLEIDEKSNLSKEEEIERLVKGREIAKKQLEEIKENTLKKLGKDKADIFEGHITLLEDEELFSEIDSKISQKKCTAEFALNEAIDEYATMLANLEDTYFKERAGDLRDIGKRWLYGVMNEQIVDLSKLEPETIIVAKELNPSDTAQINLDNVLAFVTEIGGKTAHSSIMARSLELPAVVGVGAVLDELEDNQILIVDALKGEVIVSPDVETLQIYKEKREKFLKEKEELKALKDKEAISKDGIKVDVWGNIGSPNDVKGIISNGGFGVGLYRTEFLFMEKDSFPTEDEQFEAYKIVAEELKGYPVTIRTMDIGGDKSLPYMELPKEENPFLGWRAIRVCLDREEILRTQFKALLRASKYGKIKIMLPMIMDIVEVRKAKAIFEECKKELQEKGIEFDKNIMLGIMVETPAVAFRAKYFAKECDFFSIGTNDLTQYTLAVDRGNEKIANLYDTYNPSVLQAIKMLIDGAHDGGIKISMCGEFAGDENAIAILFGMGLDAFSMSGISIPRVKRIIMKLEKKECQNLVERVLSLSTASEIKEEIKKFMEKI, translated from the coding sequence ATGAAACAAAATAATTTGATAAAAGGAATTCCAGCTTCACCTGGGATAGCAATAGGAAAAGCATTTCTATATAAAGAAAATAAATTAGAAATAGATGAAAAATCTAATTTATCTAAAGAAGAAGAGATAGAAAGATTAGTAAAAGGTAGAGAAATTGCTAAAAAACAACTGGAAGAAATCAAAGAAAATACTTTAAAAAAATTAGGGAAAGATAAGGCTGATATTTTTGAAGGGCATATCACTTTATTGGAAGATGAAGAGTTATTTTCTGAAATTGATTCAAAAATTTCTCAAAAAAAGTGTACTGCTGAATTTGCATTAAATGAAGCTATTGATGAATATGCAACTATGCTTGCAAATTTAGAAGATACGTATTTTAAAGAAAGAGCAGGGGATTTAAGAGATATTGGGAAAAGATGGTTATATGGTGTTATGAATGAACAAATAGTTGACCTTTCTAAATTAGAACCAGAAACTATAATTGTGGCAAAAGAATTAAATCCTTCTGATACTGCACAAATAAATTTAGATAATGTTTTAGCTTTTGTGACAGAAATTGGAGGCAAAACTGCACACTCCTCTATTATGGCAAGATCATTAGAACTACCAGCTGTTGTTGGAGTGGGAGCAGTTTTAGATGAATTAGAAGATAATCAAATTTTAATAGTTGATGCTTTAAAAGGAGAAGTAATAGTTTCTCCCGATGTGGAAACTTTACAAATATATAAAGAAAAAAGAGAAAAATTTTTAAAAGAAAAAGAAGAATTGAAAGCTTTAAAAGATAAAGAAGCTATTTCAAAAGATGGAATAAAAGTTGATGTTTGGGGAAATATAGGTTCTCCTAATGATGTAAAAGGAATTATTTCAAATGGTGGTTTTGGAGTAGGACTTTATAGAACAGAATTTTTATTTATGGAGAAAGATTCTTTTCCAACTGAAGATGAACAATTTGAAGCATATAAAATAGTTGCAGAAGAACTAAAAGGATATCCTGTTACTATAAGAACTATGGATATAGGTGGAGATAAATCACTTCCATATATGGAACTTCCAAAAGAAGAAAATCCATTTCTAGGTTGGAGAGCAATAAGAGTTTGTTTGGATAGAGAAGAGATTTTAAGAACTCAATTTAAAGCACTTTTAAGAGCTTCAAAATATGGTAAAATAAAAATAATGCTTCCAATGATAATGGATATAGTAGAAGTAAGAAAAGCAAAGGCTATTTTTGAAGAATGTAAAAAAGAATTACAAGAAAAAGGAATAGAATTTGATAAAAATATTATGTTAGGAATAATGGTTGAAACTCCTGCTGTTGCATTTAGAGCAAAATATTTTGCAAAAGAATGTGATTTCTTCTCAATAGGAACTAATGATTTAACTCAATATACTTTAGCAGTTGATAGAGGAAATGAAAAGATTGCAAATCTATATGATACATATAATCCAAGTGTGTTACAAGCTATAAAAATGCTAATTGATGGTGCACATGATGGTGGAATAAAAATTTCAATGTGTGGAGAGTTTGCAGGAGATGAAAATGCAATTGCAATTCTATTTGGAATGGGCTTAGATGCTTTTTCAATGTCAGGAATTTCAATACCAAGAGTAAAAAGAATTATAATGAAATTGGAGAAAAAAGAATGCCAAAACTTAGTTGAAAGAGTTTTATCTCTATCAACAGCTTCTGAAATTAAAGAAGAAATTAAAAAATTTATGGAAAAAATATAA
- a CDS encoding DUF1266 domain-containing protein, with product MEYILVRTDAEDINSLQIKQVITLDEVQNAMNLMSVDSFYNEKKISISICSETYLDCIAISFRDITSPYRYLNLLSGILNCKVIDIQANNFLGKEKSPSFNNKMKNITFSDFVYEKKNKLSEVYIRMFIDNILGDMEMIKNLVASHFTGNLISYEILDDNSFIFSLEMSECSESLLLLEIEKNRKYRNNFRITISCNDNNLAFLGPGYYATVVEEGRFLAKILKGKFSISPNELPYLEKPEYDFNWLVSYYDKLLQQHLYDINCEFKNGKQAYFCWSEEMYQPLPVPSTVITPLGRYSILKLELEMQQNGFESMRNRFFIFNHFIKTADDRMRAALYFLQCYSMFQPSERSEQDKMYNEISITYLEEALKSDSTLHFPKEEYLELCQLDRKAPLDVSQTKVFGKDIFIGYHRHIICYSFGNNLKDFPIFGDYLIEEIVEGEKILFTNCYDPGVGIIVKIEYNEKNAVHNPAWFENCFGEIKSIDIGANGVCRYAFMGMVLDRAGQKMFYYHAEVLIGNERYTFEFYYADRVQAQQINFMLGNIKAVLPKVEVVNEEVKSNFIHNIFKKFKKISDKLGIRKKDLSLNKIRKFIGSNEKSETLTINELYNFIEAVSKFNSQQISRIDEGYKQYFGLLLSGVLSVINFGKLEPLQSSSDYEYDEDIIKKMKHSLYESWEIYDTKSVFETISWLLNEGHSKKYESLKYTTLDEAIQEKYKKIKKDIETENYSDDVYTTHGFRDKEHYIETLLKDEIKELQHNWDFILAFRGLNVKNIRAWDIGRAAYLVWECYFFDYLKKFEAEQLIDTLAEVAAKEFSNFTEFACSYALGRIFWYFSISKKNNINKEMTEIVYELLEAFEILFSSNDGLWAVNQWWNIDESNNKTCR from the coding sequence ATGGAATATATACTAGTTAGAACAGATGCTGAAGATATAAATAGTTTACAAATTAAACAAGTAATTACTCTTGATGAAGTACAAAATGCAATGAATTTAATGAGTGTAGATTCATTTTACAATGAAAAAAAGATTTCAATTTCAATTTGTTCAGAAACTTACCTTGACTGTATAGCCATATCATTTAGAGATATTACTTCACCTTATCGATATCTCAACTTACTTTCTGGGATATTAAATTGTAAAGTTATTGATATTCAAGCAAATAATTTTCTTGGTAAAGAAAAATCACCTTCTTTTAACAATAAAATGAAAAATATAACTTTCTCAGATTTTGTTTATGAAAAGAAAAATAAACTTTCAGAAGTATATATCCGTATGTTTATTGATAATATACTTGGTGATATGGAAATGATAAAAAATCTAGTAGCTTCTCATTTTACTGGAAATTTAATTTCATATGAAATTTTGGATGACAATTCTTTTATTTTTTCATTAGAAATGAGTGAATGTAGTGAAAGTTTACTTTTACTAGAAATTGAAAAAAACAGAAAATATAGAAATAATTTTAGAATTACAATTTCTTGTAATGATAATAACTTAGCTTTTTTAGGCCCAGGTTATTATGCAACAGTTGTAGAAGAAGGAAGATTTTTGGCTAAAATTTTAAAAGGAAAATTTTCTATTTCACCTAATGAGTTACCATATTTAGAAAAGCCAGAATATGATTTCAATTGGTTAGTATCTTATTATGATAAACTTTTACAACAACATTTATATGATATTAATTGTGAGTTTAAAAACGGAAAACAAGCATATTTTTGTTGGAGTGAAGAAATGTATCAGCCTTTACCTGTTCCATCAACAGTAATAACTCCCTTAGGAAGATATTCTATACTAAAACTTGAACTTGAAATGCAACAAAATGGATTTGAAAGTATGAGAAATAGATTTTTTATATTTAATCACTTTATAAAAACAGCTGATGATAGAATGAGAGCAGCTTTATATTTTTTACAATGTTATTCTATGTTTCAGCCTTCTGAACGGAGTGAGCAGGATAAAATGTATAATGAAATATCTATTACTTACCTAGAAGAGGCCTTAAAATCAGATTCGACACTTCATTTTCCAAAAGAAGAATATTTAGAATTATGCCAACTTGATAGAAAAGCACCTTTAGATGTATCGCAAACAAAAGTTTTTGGAAAAGACATTTTTATTGGTTATCATCGTCATATAATTTGTTATAGTTTTGGAAATAATTTAAAAGACTTTCCTATATTTGGTGATTATTTAATAGAAGAGATAGTGGAGGGTGAAAAAATTCTTTTTACTAATTGTTATGATCCAGGAGTTGGAATTATTGTAAAAATCGAATACAATGAGAAAAATGCTGTTCATAATCCTGCTTGGTTTGAAAATTGTTTTGGTGAGATTAAATCTATAGATATTGGAGCAAATGGTGTATGTAGATATGCTTTTATGGGAATGGTTTTAGATAGAGCAGGACAAAAAATGTTTTACTATCATGCTGAAGTATTAATTGGTAATGAACGTTATACTTTTGAATTTTATTATGCAGATAGGGTACAAGCTCAACAAATAAACTTTATGCTTGGAAATATTAAAGCTGTTTTACCAAAAGTTGAAGTTGTTAATGAAGAAGTAAAATCTAATTTTATACATAATATATTTAAGAAATTTAAGAAAATTTCTGATAAATTAGGTATAAGAAAAAAAGATTTATCACTTAATAAAATTAGAAAATTTATTGGAAGTAATGAAAAGTCTGAAACATTAACAATTAATGAGTTGTATAATTTCATAGAAGCTGTTTCTAAATTTAATTCTCAACAAATATCACGAATTGATGAAGGATACAAACAATATTTTGGCTTATTACTTTCAGGTGTTTTAAGTGTTATAAATTTTGGTAAATTAGAGCCACTTCAAAGTTCTAGTGATTATGAATATGATGAAGATATCATTAAAAAGATGAAACACTCTTTATATGAAAGTTGGGAAATATATGATACAAAATCAGTTTTTGAAACAATTAGTTGGCTTTTGAATGAAGGACATTCAAAAAAATATGAAAGTCTAAAATACACTACACTTGATGAAGCTATTCAAGAAAAATATAAAAAAATTAAAAAAGATATTGAAACAGAGAATTATTCAGATGATGTATATACAACTCATGGATTTAGAGATAAAGAACATTATATAGAAACTTTATTAAAAGATGAAATCAAAGAATTACAACATAATTGGGACTTTATATTAGCTTTTAGAGGATTAAATGTTAAAAATATACGAGCATGGGATATTGGGCGAGCTGCATATTTAGTCTGGGAATGTTATTTTTTTGATTATTTAAAAAAATTTGAAGCAGAACAATTAATTGATACTCTTGCAGAAGTAGCAGCCAAAGAATTCTCAAATTTTACAGAATTTGCGTGTAGTTATGCTTTAGGACGAATATTTTGGTATTTTTCAATTAGTAAAAAAAATAATATTAATAAAGAAATGACAGAAATTGTCTATGAATTACTTGAAGCTTTTGAAATTTTATTTAGCTCAAATGATGGCTTATGGGCAGTTAATCAGTGGTGGAATATAGATGAAAGTAATAATAAAACATGCAGATAA
- a CDS encoding ABC transporter permease — protein MKKNSKLGLSYSLPINIWLTVFFLIPILIILSYSFLKRGTYGGVEFKLSFETFNIFIDKVFLKILINTIYISILITIFTVLLAIPISYYIARSRHKQELLFLIIIPFWTNFLVRIYSWIAFLGNNGFINHFLMKLHIINEPIKMLYNVPAVVIISVYTSLPFAILPLYAVVEKFDFSLLDAARDLGATNFQAFRKVFIPNIKAGIITSTIFTLIPALGSYAVPKLVGGTNSLMLGNVIAQHLTVTRNWPLASTISGALIVLTSIVVWLFSKYEEKENKVGENNV, from the coding sequence GTGAAAAAAAATAGTAAGTTAGGTTTAAGTTATTCTTTACCAATAAATATTTGGTTAACAGTTTTTTTTCTTATTCCTATTTTAATTATTCTATCATATTCTTTTTTAAAAAGAGGAACTTATGGTGGAGTAGAATTTAAACTTTCATTTGAGACTTTTAATATATTTATTGATAAAGTATTTTTAAAAATACTTATAAACACTATATATATTTCTATATTAATAACTATTTTTACTGTCTTACTTGCTATTCCAATTTCCTACTATATAGCTAGATCAAGACATAAACAAGAGCTTTTATTCTTAATAATAATACCTTTTTGGACAAATTTTTTAGTAAGGATATACTCTTGGATAGCATTTTTAGGAAATAATGGTTTTATTAATCATTTTCTTATGAAACTTCATATAATTAATGAGCCTATAAAAATGTTATATAATGTTCCTGCTGTCGTTATAATCTCTGTGTATACAAGTTTACCTTTTGCAATTTTACCTTTATATGCAGTGGTTGAAAAATTTGATTTTTCCCTTTTAGATGCAGCTAGAGATTTAGGGGCAACTAATTTTCAAGCTTTTAGAAAAGTTTTTATTCCTAATATAAAGGCTGGAATAATAACTTCAACTATTTTCACATTAATTCCTGCCTTAGGTTCTTATGCAGTTCCTAAGTTAGTTGGAGGAACAAACTCACTTATGCTTGGAAATGTTATTGCTCAGCATTTAACTGTTACTAGAAACTGGCCTTTAGCCTCAACAATTTCAGGAGCTCTAATAGTTTTAACAAGTATAGTTGTATGGCTATTTTCAAAATATGAAGAAAAAGAAAACAAAGTAGGTGAAAATAATGTCTAA
- a CDS encoding cob(I)yrinic acid a,c-diamide adenosyltransferase — translation MEKGYTQIYTGNGKGKTTAALGLITRAVGSNLKIFLCQFLKGRDYGELYTLKKFETVTHERYGRGVFIRSKEYVTDEDKKLMREGYESLKKALLSEKYDIVIADEILGTLRYDLISIEEIKFLIKNKPETTEFVLTGRNAPDELIEMADLVTEMREVKHYFQKGVMARKGIEK, via the coding sequence ATGGAAAAAGGATATACTCAAATATACACTGGAAATGGAAAAGGAAAAACTACTGCTGCCTTGGGACTTATTACAAGAGCAGTTGGAAGTAATTTAAAAATTTTTTTATGTCAATTTTTAAAGGGTAGAGATTATGGAGAACTTTACACATTAAAGAAATTTGAAACTGTTACCCATGAAAGATATGGCAGAGGAGTTTTTATAAGAAGTAAAGAATATGTAACTGATGAAGATAAAAAGCTTATGAGAGAAGGCTATGAAAGTCTTAAAAAAGCCCTTTTAAGTGAAAAATATGATATAGTTATAGCAGATGAGATTTTAGGGACATTGAGATATGATTTAATATCTATTGAGGAGATAAAATTTTTAATTAAAAATAAACCTGAAACAACAGAGTTTGTTTTAACAGGAAGAAATGCCCCAGATGAACTTATAGAAATGGCAGATTTAGTGACTGAGATGAGAGAAGTTAAACACTATTTTCAAAAAGGTGTTATGGCAAGAAAAGGTATAGAAAAATAG
- a CDS encoding NUDIX hydrolase, which translates to MITTLCYLEKDNKYLMLHRTKKENDINKNKWLGVGGKLEKSETPEQCLFREVKEETGLTLIDYIHRGIVIFNFNDDEPLYMYLYASKNFLGEVQECSEGDLKWIDKSEIYNLNLWEGDKIFLDLLNKDTPFFYLTLDYENDNLISSDLKFKEDNFTYFEVFVPENYVKDIVKALSRYDLLKEGTYTDVYALIDVEGHWTTLEGAKAFIGEVGKESIEREKLMKFRVKKEFTDLAYYLIKKAHPYEVPVINIF; encoded by the coding sequence ATGATTACAACCTTATGTTATTTAGAGAAAGATAATAAATATCTTATGTTACACAGAACTAAAAAAGAAAACGATATAAATAAAAATAAGTGGCTAGGTGTTGGTGGAAAATTAGAAAAAAGTGAAACCCCTGAACAATGTTTATTTAGAGAAGTCAAAGAAGAAACAGGCTTAACTTTAATTGACTATATACACAGAGGGATAGTAATTTTTAATTTTAATGATGATGAACCACTTTATATGTATTTATACGCTTCAAAAAATTTTTTAGGAGAAGTTCAAGAATGTTCTGAAGGAGATTTAAAATGGATAGATAAATCTGAAATTTATAATCTTAATCTTTGGGAAGGAGATAAAATATTTTTAGATTTACTTAATAAAGACACACCTTTTTTCTATCTGACATTAGATTATGAAAATGATAATTTAATTTCTTCTGATTTGAAATTTAAGGAAGATAATTTTACTTATTTTGAAGTTTTTGTTCCTGAAAACTATGTCAAAGATATTGTTAAAGCTCTATCAAGATATGATTTATTAAAAGAAGGAACTTATACTGATGTCTATGCTTTAATAGATGTTGAGGGACATTGGACAACTCTTGAAGGTGCTAAGGCATTTATAGGTGAAGTTGGAAAAGAAAGTATTGAAAGAGAAAAATTGATGAAGTTCAGAGTAAAAAAAGAATTTACAGATTTAGCCTATTATCTAATTAAAAAAGCACATCCTTATGAAGTGCCTGTCATTAATATTTTTTAA
- the ispF gene encoding 2-C-methyl-D-erythritol 2,4-cyclodiphosphate synthase: MLRIGNGYDVHKLVEGRKLMLGGVEVPHTKGVLGHSDGDVLLHAITDAIIGALGLGDIGLHFPDNDENLKDIDSAILLKKINNIMKEKNYKIVNLDSIIVMQKPKLRPYIDSIRDNIAKILEINSELINVKAKTEEKLGFTGDETGVKSYCVVLLEKKKC, translated from the coding sequence ATGTTAAGAATAGGTAATGGTTATGATGTTCATAAATTAGTTGAAGGTAGAAAATTAATGTTAGGTGGTGTGGAAGTTCCTCATACAAAAGGAGTTTTAGGACATTCTGATGGAGATGTACTTTTACATGCTATAACTGATGCAATAATTGGGGCATTAGGTTTGGGAGATATAGGGCTACATTTTCCAGATAATGATGAAAATTTAAAAGATATTGATAGTGCTATCTTATTAAAAAAAATAAATAATATTATGAAAGAAAAGAACTATAAAATAGTAAATTTAGACTCTATTATAGTTATGCAAAAACCTAAATTAAGACCATATATAGATAGTATTAGAGATAATATTGCAAAGATTTTAGAAATTAATTCTGAACTTATTAATGTAAAGGCTAAGACAGAAGAAAAACTAGGTTTCACTGGTGATGAAACTGGTGTTAAATCATATTGTGTAGTCTTATTGGAGAAAAAGAAATGTTAG
- a CDS encoding MATE family efflux transporter — MLDKSSFRKTVFAFLLPMAIQNLINVAVSSTDVIMLGRYSEVALSASSLASQIQFILILLFFGIGSGATVLTAQYWGKKDTKSIEKILAIGIKIAFGLSLLFFIFAFFFSRNAMRLFTNDEATILEGIKYLKIVSFSYLTTSISIVYLVTMRSVERVTVSTITYATSFVSNFIINYLLIFGNFGFPKMGIEGAAIGTLVARLIELGIVFYYNSKNHHFVSIKWKYIKSLDPILKKDFLKYSAPTMMNELLWSGGTAAGIAILGRLGNSIVAANSITSVVRQLAMVFAFGLANTAAIMVGKEIGKKDFHTAEIYAKKLLLYSFLSSLLGVALLLIVKPFIIKKFALNAEVEDYLNLTLNILFYYIPLQSISAVLIVGVFRAGGDTKFALIADVLPLWCGSVLISAFAAFYLNLPTKLIYFLIMSDEIIKQPLIIWRYRSKKWINNVTRELN, encoded by the coding sequence ATGTTAGATAAATCATCTTTTAGAAAAACGGTATTTGCTTTTTTACTTCCTATGGCAATACAAAATTTAATCAATGTTGCTGTATCAAGTACAGATGTTATTATGCTTGGAAGATATAGTGAAGTTGCCCTATCTGCTTCTTCACTTGCAAGTCAAATACAATTTATTTTAATTTTATTATTCTTTGGTATAGGCTCTGGTGCAACAGTTTTAACAGCACAGTATTGGGGAAAAAAAGATACCAAGTCCATAGAAAAAATTCTAGCTATTGGTATAAAAATAGCATTTGGTTTAAGTTTACTTTTCTTTATATTTGCTTTTTTCTTTTCAAGAAATGCTATGAGATTATTTACTAATGATGAAGCTACAATCCTGGAAGGAATTAAATATTTAAAAATAGTTAGTTTTTCATATTTAACAACTTCTATTTCTATTGTTTATTTAGTTACTATGAGAAGTGTTGAAAGGGTTACTGTATCAACAATCACTTATGCTACCTCATTTGTCAGCAACTTTATAATTAACTATCTTTTAATTTTTGGAAATTTTGGTTTTCCTAAAATGGGAATAGAAGGTGCTGCAATAGGAACTCTTGTTGCAAGACTTATTGAACTTGGAATAGTATTTTACTATAATTCTAAAAATCATCATTTTGTTTCTATAAAATGGAAATATATAAAAAGTTTAGATCCTATTTTAAAAAAGGATTTTCTGAAATATTCAGCTCCTACTATGATGAATGAGCTTTTATGGTCAGGGGGAACAGCAGCAGGAATTGCTATCTTAGGTAGATTAGGTAATTCTATTGTGGCAGCTAATTCTATCACTTCTGTTGTCAGACAGTTAGCAATGGTTTTCGCTTTTGGACTTGCAAATACAGCTGCAATTATGGTTGGGAAAGAAATTGGTAAAAAAGATTTTCATACAGCAGAAATTTATGCAAAAAAGCTTTTATTATACTCCTTCCTTTCAAGTCTGTTAGGTGTTGCCTTACTTTTAATTGTGAAACCTTTTATTATAAAGAAATTTGCTTTGAATGCAGAAGTTGAAGATTATTTAAATCTTACTTTAAATATTTTATTTTACTATATACCTTTACAAAGTATTTCAGCAGTTCTGATTGTCGGAGTATTTAGAGCAGGAGGAGACACAAAATTTGCTTTGATTGCAGATGTTTTACCTCTTTGGTGTGGTTCAGTTTTAATTTCAGCTTTTGCAGCTTTCTACTTAAATTTACCTACAAAACTAATCTATTTTTTAATAATGTCAGATGAAATTATTAAACAGCCTCTTATTATTTGGAGATATAGAAGTAAAAAATGGATTAATAATGTTACAAGAGAGCTGAACTGA